The genomic stretch GGGGTGTAGGCGATGGTGTCCTCGGCGAGGGTGATGCCGCCGGTCTGCTTCGACTTGCCGGCCGTCACGCTGACCTTGTCGCCCTGGGTGCCCTGGGTGATGCGGCCCCAGGCCGCGCCACAGGTCTCGCTGTAGCGGACCTCGACGACCGTGGTGCCCACCGTCGCCGTCTGTGCGGTGGTCACCAGGTCGCCGCTGCATCCCATGCTCTCGGCGTCCTTGCCCGTGCAGGAGGCTCCGCTGCACTTGACGCCCGGCGGCAGGTCGACGTCCTTGGTGACCGTCGGGGACGGGGAGGCGTCGCCGCCCTCGTCCTTCTTCTTGCCGCTCGGGTCGGTCAGGTAGAACACGGCCGCCACGACGACCAGCACCCCCACGACCCCGGCCAGGAACATCGTCAGCCGGCGCTTGCCCCCGCCGCCGCCCGGAGGCGGGCCGGAGTGCCGCGGCGCCCGCGGAGGTTCGGCGTACGACGGAGTGGGGGGCGTCGCCGGTGCCGTACCGCCGGAGCCGCCCGTACCGCCCGCGCCGCCCGTGCCGCTCGCCGCGGACGGGCCTCGATAGCCCTGGAGTCCCCACGAGTTGGCGCCGGACGACCCCGACGAGGACGACGAGGCAGCGGCCTCCTCCGCCGCGTCCCGCACCGGAGCCGCATCGCGCATCGCACCGGCGTCCCGGTC from Streptomyces davaonensis JCM 4913 encodes the following:
- a CDS encoding helix-turn-helix domain-containing protein, giving the protein MPRWRDLPDELDPQVREFASQLRRLVDRSGLSVAAVADRTGYSKTSWERYLNGRLLAPKGAIVALAEVTGTNPVHLTTMWELAERAWSRSEMRHDMTMEAIRISQARAALGEFGAPPANAKGSRTARRSGSATATPGVAGPAGVAPTVPPRSTAPAAGRGDRDAGAMRDAAPVRDAAEEAAASSSSSGSSGANSWGLQGYRGPSAASGTGGAGGTGGSGGTAPATPPTPSYAEPPRAPRHSGPPPGGGGGKRRLTMFLAGVVGVLVVVAAVFYLTDPSGKKKDEGGDASPSPTVTKDVDLPPGVKCSGASCTGKDAESMGCSGDLVTTAQTATVGTTVVEVRYSETCGAAWGRITQGTQGDKVSVTAGKSKQTGGITLAEDTIAYTPMVAVKDAGDATACVTLAAGQEGCTQ